A genomic stretch from Sulfurimonas sediminis includes:
- the lpxA gene encoding acyl-ACP--UDP-N-acetylglucosamine O-acyltransferase, whose product MSQISQLAVIEDGATIGENVTIGPFCFISSEATIGNGTSIDANSCIYGKTTIGKNNKIFSHAVIGSIPQDLKFNGEDVELIIGDNNTIREFTLFNPGTKGGGGKTIIGNDNLFMGYVHLGHDVIIGNHCILANAATLAGHVELGNYVVIGGMTPIHQFVHVGDYAMVGGASALAQDIPPFCMAEGNRASLRGLNLTGLRRHLSRDDINALKSAYRELFESGRPLKDTASELLENSDNHYVTDLCNFVITTKRGIPFERKKV is encoded by the coding sequence TTGTCTCAAATATCTCAACTTGCCGTTATTGAAGACGGCGCGACAATCGGAGAAAATGTTACAATCGGACCATTTTGCTTTATCTCAAGTGAAGCAACGATTGGCAATGGAACAAGCATAGATGCAAACAGCTGTATTTACGGAAAAACGACTATCGGCAAAAACAACAAAATTTTTTCACATGCAGTCATCGGTTCAATTCCGCAAGACCTGAAATTCAACGGTGAAGATGTTGAACTTATCATCGGCGACAACAATACTATCCGTGAATTTACCCTTTTTAACCCGGGTACCAAAGGCGGTGGCGGAAAAACCATCATAGGAAACGATAACCTTTTTATGGGATATGTTCACCTTGGACATGATGTTATCATCGGCAATCACTGCATTTTGGCAAATGCTGCGACACTTGCAGGACATGTGGAACTTGGCAACTATGTTGTCATTGGCGGTATGACACCAATTCATCAGTTTGTACATGTAGGCGATTATGCCATGGTGGGAGGCGCTTCGGCTTTGGCACAGGATATTCCTCCCTTTTGTATGGCTGAGGGAAACCGTGCTTCTCTAAGAGGACTTAATTTAACAGGTCTGAGAAGACATTTGTCAAGAGATGACATCAATGCCCTTAAATCAGCCTACAGAGAACTTTTTGAATCAGGCAGACCACTCAAAGATACAGCAAGCGAACTGCTGGAAAACTCAGACAATCATTATGTAACAGATTTATGTAACTTTGTCATTACAACAAAACGCGGAATTCCGTTTGAAAGGAAAAAAGTATGA